Genomic DNA from Desulfatiglans anilini DSM 4660:
CCGGCCCCCCTCCAGCGATGATCACGTCGTATTTCATGGGCCCGAAAGACCTTTCCCGATGCCGCCTGCAGGAAGGCAGCACGTGAGGGAGGCGCTACCAGCCGATGGCGAGGCTGCGCCGCTGATTGTCTTCAATGACCCTTTGGAGGCGGCCGGCTATCCGGAGCGCCTCATCCAGCGCATCCTGCTGCGGCCCCGGCACGGACGGAGACCAGCAGCCTTCCACCCATTCCATAAAGACGATCGCGGCATCGAGGACCTTCTCCATCGCGTCCTTCCGATCGATTAGGTCATCGCCGTTGAAATCCCCTTTGTCCGAACGCTGCTGCCACTCGCGGGTGTACCAATCGGCGAACAGCTGCACATCCCGATCCGCACGCTCCTGAAGATCCAGCATGTCGACGATGCCGTCCTCGTTGAAATCGGCCCCGCATGCAGCGCTGTAGGTCCACACCGTCAGGTCATCCAACCAGAATAGCGGCCGGTCTTCCCCAGGGCCCTTGCCGCAGATCTGAAACCGTGTCGATGGATATGCCGCTGAATCGACCTCGGAGAACGTCGCGAACTTCAAGACGCCGTCCCGGTAAAAACGGACATCGCCCTCCGGCGTCACGGTGATCTGGAAGAGATGCCACGCGTCGTCGGGGCAGGCCTCCCAAAACACCGCATGCTCGGTGGCATAAAGGATCCCCTGGGACGGCGGCGAGGTCAGCGTCACCGAGGCCAGAAAGGATGGAAGAGACTCGTTTTCGTCGGCCCCGGTAAACCCCGCCGCCAGCTGCGCCCCGTCCGGCAGATCCGGCGAGGCCTTGAGTTGGAAGGCCGCAGAAAGGCCGCCCTCCGTCTCGAAGGTCTCCGTTGTCAGAATTCCTTCGAGACGCTCTGCGCCCACGCCTGCCGTCAAAGCGCCGCTGCTCTCGTAACCCGGAAGACAGACCTCGGCCCCTTCCATGCTCGTTCGGAACCATTTTTCCGCATCGATGCCCGCCTCCCAGCCCTCCGAAAAGAGCGCTTCGGCCGCCGCGGCACCATGCAAGGACACTGCCAGAAATATGGCAATGATTAGGCTGATCCATCTTTTCATCGTTTTCACCTCGTATGTCGTCTATCAGTCATTTTAAGCATCGTGATGCACTCAAGTCAACAGCAACGGGAGTTGCAAAGCGGGCAACACTCTTTTAAACTCTTGGATATCGTAAGAATGAAGGATGGATCCGGAAGGAGACCAACATGCACGAAAAAACGCTTGACGCTATGCGAATCGACGCCCGCCGCATTTTCGAGGCCGCCGTCGAGGCCGTCGATCCCTACGCCGCCGTGCGAGGCCATTGCACCCTCGACCAGGCACAGCTCACCGTGCGGTCCGGCGAGGAGGCCTTCTTCACTCTCGACCTCGAACGCTTCCGGCGGATATGGCTCGTCGGAGGAGGCAAGGCGACCGCGCCAATGGCCAAGGCGGTGGAGGATCTTCTCGGCGACCGCATCACCCGCGGCGTCATCGTGGTCAAATACGGCTTCGGGGAGGCCCTGCGGGCCACCCGCATCATCGAGGCGGATCACCCCGTACCCGATCGGAACGGCGTGGCGGGGGCAAAGGCGATCCTCGATCTGCTAGGGGAGGCCGGCGAAGACGATCTGGTCTTTTCGCTGATTTCCGGGGGAGGTTCGGCGCTGCTCCCGCAGCCGGCCGAAGGGATCCGGCTCGAAGAAAAGCAGGCATTGACACGCAGCCTGCTCGCCTGCGGCGCGAGCATCGACGAAATCAACGCCGTCAGGAAGCACATATCGGCCCTGAAGGGCGGGCAGATGGCCCGCGCCGCCTACCCGGCCGCCACCTTGAACCTGATGCTCTCGGACGTCGTCGGCGACCGGATCGACGTCATCGCGTCCGGCCCCTTCACGCCCGATCCGTCAACCTTCGGCGAGGTGGCTGCGATCCTCGAGAAATATGAACTGGACGACATCCCGAATTCCATCCGCCGGCACATCCGGGCCGGTGAGGAAGGGCGGCTCCCCGAAACCCCCAAGCCGGGCGACCCGATCTTCGAGAAGGTCCATCACACCGTTGTGGGAAGCAATATCCTGGCTCTCGAGGCGGCCGAGCGGCGGGCGAAGGCGCTCGGATACGGCGCCCTGATCCTTTCGTCCATGGTGGAGGGGGAAACGCGCGACATCGCAAGGATGCACGCGGCCATCGCCAAGGAGTGCCTCAAATCGGGGTATCCGGCCCGTCCGCCGCTCTGCGTCATCTCCGGCGGGGAGACCACCGTCACGATCCGGGGCGAAGGCCTCGGGGGCAGGAACCAGGAGTTCAGCCTGGCGGCTGCGCTCGACCTCGAAGGCGAGCCGCCGCGCGTGGTCGTCCTGAGCGGCGGGACGGACGGCAACGACGGCCCGACGGATGCCGCAGGGGCCGTCGTCGACCCCCTGACCGTTTCGCGGGGCCGCGCCGCCGGCGTCGAAGCCGTGCAGGCGCTGAGGGAAAACGACGCCTACCCCTTCCTTCAAAAAACGGGGGATCTCCTGGTGACAGGTCCGACGCGGACCAACGTCATGGACGTGCGCCTCGTCCTCGTCCGGTGAGGACCGCCAAGGCGGCCGGGCGGCATCAGCCGCGCTTCTGCTGCCAACGCTTCACGAGATAGGGCTTGGTCATCTCGAAGGTCATGCAGTCTTCTTCGATGGCCTCTTCGGCCTGCTTGATGTTCATGCTCCGGGTCTTTTTGACGAAGGACAGCGTTCGGCCGAAGTAGAGCGGGATCAGCGATTCCATCATCTCATCGCAATCGTGGACCGCATCCCTGTAGGCGACGGCCGTATCGAAGAGGATGCGCGCCCACAGGTCCGTCGGCACATCGAAGACGTTTTCCTTCATATCCTTGATCTCCAGAAGCTTCTTGTAGACATCCGGGGTCAGGACCGTCTTCCAGAGGCCGTCGAAGTCATCGAAGCCCTTCCGGAACTGGCGCAAGAGGTTCGCGGTGTCGACCGACACCTTGGGAGGCATCTCCGTCTCGCCGAGGCCGAAGCCGTAGATGGCGGTCGGCCGGCTGTATTTCACCTTGAGCCACAGGTCCTCGAGGCGCCCCATCAACGAAAAGATGGTGCCCACCACCTGACGGAACATGGGGCCGAGGTGGGCCCCCGGGTCTTTGGTGCGGTGGATCTTGGGCCGCCCCATGAAGGATTGACAGATCTGGACCTTCTGCCGGATGGCCACCGTGGTCATCCAGATATCGATCCCGAAATGCGCTACGGCCTCGTCCCAGATCTCGCACTCCGCATAGGCCCTGGCCATTTCGCCGCTGAAGCCGAAATCGCCCCCGATCGGCTGGCGCACCCGCCGTCCATAGAGCGACCGGGTCAGCGGATAGGCGATGCCGTTCGTGATGGTCCCATCGTACTTGTGACGGATATAGAGCGGCGCCACGTAGGAAAATCCGTTGTAGAGCGGCTCGCCGAGGTGCCTGATCCACTCCGGGGTGATGCTTTTCAGATCGGCATCGACGACCACCACGGCCTTCGCACCCAGTGCGACCACCTTTTCGAACAGATTCTTGAAGTTGTTGCCCTTGCCCTTGACGCCCGGAGGCGTCGAGAGGTAGATCTTGGGCGTTACGGTCTCCGTACCCAGGAAGACGGCCTTCGTCTCGTCGGGCGAATCATTGTCGCAATTGATGATGACCGCACGCTTGTCGCCGAAATATTTCTTGAGGCCCTCGTCCGCCTGCTTGATCGGATACGCTATGGAGTCGGCCTCCTTGTAGGACGGGATGCAAACCACCATCTCGGCCTTCTCGATATTCTGCGGGTTGACCTCTCTTTCAAAGCCTTCCGTCATCTATTTCTCCCTCCTTCATCTCTCCCAAAATCGCCGAGACCGTCTCGTTCCAGCCCTCAGGGCCCATCCGGCTGCTGATCATCAGATTGGGAATATGTTTCTTCAAGTAACTGTAATCCCGCGCCGATCGGATCAGTACGGGGAATTCGACCTGTTCGAGCATGGAAAAATCATTCGGACTGTCTCCCAATGCGATCGACCAGACGGGGGTGCGAAGCCGGCGGTAGTGCGCCATCAGCATCCTCACCGCTCTCCCCTTGTCGTTCGAGCCTTGGAGATGAAAAAACCGCCCGCCAGCCAGGATCTGCAGCCCGCGGGCGCGGGCGGCTTCTTCGAGCGCCCGGCTGCCCCCGCCGGAGGCCGTTTGAACAATGAACGGTTCGTCGTACTCCCGCCGGGCGGCAAGGCGCGCATCCTCGAGGCCCAGGCCCGTCAGTTCCGCGATCTCCTCCGCGCGCATATCGGAGAAGCCTCTGACAGGCAGCCCGGTCTGATTGCGGATCTCGGCGAGCGCCTGCACCAGGCGCGGATAAGGCTCGCCGAAACGCCAGACCCAGAAGCCGTCCTCCGGCGAGGCGCCTTCGGGCCGGGGATTCCCGCCGTCGAAAAAGACCGCACCGCCGTTCTCCACGACGAACGGGTCCGAGAGGCCCAGCGCCTGGCGCAGCGGCTGCATCTCGGCCCGGGTCTTGCTCGAGACGAGGACGACCGGCACCCCTAGGCGCCGGCAAAGGCGAAGGGCGGGCGCGGCCGCTTCCCACGCGTAGGTGTCGTGATCCAGCAGGGTCCCGTCCAGATCAGTGAAAACGATATAGGAATCTGTCAGCCCACCCGAATGTTTCATCGCTGATCCGCCGCGGGGTCTCAGTGCGCAAACCGCTGTTTTTCCCGTTCCACAACCTCGATGATCTGAAAAAAGATGTCGGGCAGTTTGTTGTGGACCCGTTCCCAGGAGACTGTCTGCGGCATGTCGAAGCCGCCTTTTTCCGTCCGCCGCTCAACGGCCAGGACGGCATCCGCCAGACCCTGCTCCAGGAATGGGGCGAACTCCTCGTGCGTGTGCAGGAAACGCAGGAAACGCTCGGTCATCCGGTAGGGCGCCGTCAGCATCTCGCCGGCGTGGATGATGCTGTGCCGGAAGACATCCTTGATGAGCGACTCTTCCGCATCGCGGTCGTACTTCAGATTGCTGAACCCGGCATCGTCCGAATACTTCTTCACGTGCTCTTCGGCCACGGCCTGGTAAGTCACGGCAAGGTCCCGGAAGAAGGTATCCGAGATTTCGAGACCCTCTTCGATGACCAGCGCGTTCATGAGGGTCGCGACGATGTCGATGGCCATCCGGTTCAGGCCCCTGGCAGGGTCGCCGGACGAACTCACCTGGTGCTTGTGGTCGAAAGGCCGATCGCTGAACATGACCTGGGCGGCCGAAGAAGCCTTGCGATACACCTCGATCAGCGTGAAAATCTCGACCCCCCAGTTGGTGGCGAAGCGCATCCGCTTGAGCAGATCGGAGTGAAAGGCCACCTCGCCCGAAAGCTGGTACTTGAAGGCCAGGAGGAAATCGATCAGCCGGAGCATTTTCTCTTCCCGGCTTTCCGTGAATTTCCGTTTCAGCGCCAGGAGCAGCGGGTCGAGCAGCAGCCGCTTGACCCGTCCGTAGATCTGCTTGTTCATCAACCTGGCGTAGTAGGCCTTCGAGAAATCGTAGTTGAGGGCGACCACCGGATAGAACAGGCGGTCGAGCTGAATCCGCTTGAAGGTGCGGATGTCGGCATCGATCAACCCGATGGAGTGCGCACCCAGTGCCAGCGCTATCCCGAAGCTCAGGAACATGTTTTTGCCCTTCCCGGGCTCGCTGATATCGAATCCGGCCTCGTTCAGCCGGGCATAGATCCCGCTGAAACCCGGACCGTCGTTCCACTGGATCAAGGCGTTGCGGATCCCCGCCTCGTCGATGAGCCGCCTGAGGTGAAAGGCGTCCTCTTCGCCCGCGCGGTCGAGTCCGAAAATGATGGTCGAAAGATAGACGATACTGCGAAGCTGGTTCAGGATGTTCCTGAACACCGGCAGGTTGTCGGGGTCCGTGAATTCAGAGGCGAGGCACGGGATGATGAGGACGGTCTTCTTCCATCGCGAATGAAGGCGCAGTTGGGTCTTCAGGTGGTTCCGGTCCGTCTGCAGGATGTGAAAGGTCGTGATCTGCCCGCTGTGCTGGGAGAAATCGCTCATCGCTACCCCCTGGCGCCCCCGATCCCGCCCCCCAGGACGTGACGAGGACGAAAACGGGCCCTTGGGCGATGCGCCGCTCCGCCGGGGCGCGGCCTCATGGCAAAATACGCCGTCCGCGCGGCGGCCCCAAGGGTCGCATGTAAAAATGGCTCGATCCTATCCGGTTTCTTGATGGAACCTAGCGAATTTACCCCCCGATGTCAATGCCGTTCGGGGCGACGCCCTCCCCGGGCTGCAAGCGCCTGACCGTTTTTCAAGCCCTGAGCCGGTCAGGGGCCTTGCTGCCCTCTTCGGCCGCAAAGGGGTTGGTGCGGCCCCGATTGTCGACAACCGGGAGCGGATGAGGGAGGAAGGGATCCCGTCCTTCAAGGAGCACCCGGCCGCCGCAACCGGATGTCCGCCGGTGCGCACCGGCTTGCATGACATCCCGAAAAGCTGTAGGCTCATCAGGACCTGCAGGCACCGATCCCGAGCGCCTTTCCTTGCACGGGTGGCGTTGCCCATCAAGGCGCTGACTGGAATGGAAGGTGCCTTTTGAGCCGTGACCGTCCGCGGTCAGCGGGCTTCTAGCCGAAAACACCCGTTTGAGGGTTGAAAACAGGACGGAAAAAGATCATTTTATGGCTATAGGTGCATGCGTCCCGCCTGTGGTGAAACATCCCCGTCGGCAAACACGAAACCCTGCCGCCCCGGGGCGTCCTTTCTGGAGAGGCTGGAGTTTGCAGAATGCCGTGAAAGGACGCATGCCATCATCATTACCCACTCGGAGCGGACGCCGGCGGGCCCCTTTCGGCGTTCCTTTTGCGAGGGAGAGAGCCGGAAAGAGAGCACTATGATTCCAAGCTATGAAACATGTCTGGAGGCCTGGGACCAGCACAGAATGCTGGACAACATCCGGGCCCACAGCCTGATCGTCGCGCGCGTGGCTCATTTTCTAGCGGAGACTCTGCTGGCCCAGGGGATCCCGGTGTCGGTCGCCAAGACCACAGCGGGGGCCCTCATGCACGACATCGCCAAGACTCCGTCGCTCCAGTCGGGCGAAGACCACTCCGAACTGGGGCGCCGGATCTGCCTTCAACACCACTTCGACGAGATCGCGGACATCGTCGCCGAACACGTGAGGCTGCGGAGCTTCGATCTGAACGGCGTATACTCCGAAAAGGAACTCGTATACTATGCCGACAAACGGGTGAACCACGACCGGATCGTCAGCCTCGATCGAAGGCTGGACTATATCATCGAACGCTACGGCGCCGGCGACCCGGACAGATGCTCCGCCATCCGCCTGAACTTCGGCCG
This window encodes:
- a CDS encoding glycerate kinase type-2 family protein, which encodes MHEKTLDAMRIDARRIFEAAVEAVDPYAAVRGHCTLDQAQLTVRSGEEAFFTLDLERFRRIWLVGGGKATAPMAKAVEDLLGDRITRGVIVVKYGFGEALRATRIIEADHPVPDRNGVAGAKAILDLLGEAGEDDLVFSLISGGGSALLPQPAEGIRLEEKQALTRSLLACGASIDEINAVRKHISALKGGQMARAAYPAATLNLMLSDVVGDRIDVIASGPFTPDPSTFGEVAAILEKYELDDIPNSIRRHIRAGEEGRLPETPKPGDPIFEKVHHTVVGSNILALEAAERRAKALGYGALILSSMVEGETRDIARMHAAIAKECLKSGYPARPPLCVISGGETTVTIRGEGLGGRNQEFSLAAALDLEGEPPRVVVLSGGTDGNDGPTDAAGAVVDPLTVSRGRAAGVEAVQALRENDAYPFLQKTGDLLVTGPTRTNVMDVRLVLVR
- a CDS encoding glycosyl transferase gives rise to the protein MTEGFEREVNPQNIEKAEMVVCIPSYKEADSIAYPIKQADEGLKKYFGDKRAVIINCDNDSPDETKAVFLGTETVTPKIYLSTPPGVKGKGNNFKNLFEKVVALGAKAVVVVDADLKSITPEWIRHLGEPLYNGFSYVAPLYIRHKYDGTITNGIAYPLTRSLYGRRVRQPIGGDFGFSGEMARAYAECEIWDEAVAHFGIDIWMTTVAIRQKVQICQSFMGRPKIHRTKDPGAHLGPMFRQVVGTIFSLMGRLEDLWLKVKYSRPTAIYGFGLGETEMPPKVSVDTANLLRQFRKGFDDFDGLWKTVLTPDVYKKLLEIKDMKENVFDVPTDLWARILFDTAVAYRDAVHDCDEMMESLIPLYFGRTLSFVKKTRSMNIKQAEEAIEEDCMTFEMTKPYLVKRWQQKRG
- a CDS encoding HAD-IIB family hydrolase, whose translation is MKHSGGLTDSYIVFTDLDGTLLDHDTYAWEAAAPALRLCRRLGVPVVLVSSKTRAEMQPLRQALGLSDPFVVENGGAVFFDGGNPRPEGASPEDGFWVWRFGEPYPRLVQALAEIRNQTGLPVRGFSDMRAEEIAELTGLGLEDARLAARREYDEPFIVQTASGGGSRALEEAARARGLQILAGGRFFHLQGSNDKGRAVRMLMAHYRRLRTPVWSIALGDSPNDFSMLEQVEFPVLIRSARDYSYLKKHIPNLMISSRMGPEGWNETVSAILGEMKEGEIDDGRL
- a CDS encoding HD domain-containing protein, with translation MIPSYETCLEAWDQHRMLDNIRAHSLIVARVAHFLAETLLAQGIPVSVAKTTAGALMHDIAKTPSLQSGEDHSELGRRICLQHHFDEIADIVAEHVRLRSFDLNGVYSEKELVYYADKRVNHDRIVSLDRRLDYIIERYGAGDPDRCSAIRLNFGRCRLIEGKIFSKLAFGPEALKHHVLKGPEEPVFTTS